A section of the Pseudomonas tritici genome encodes:
- a CDS encoding inorganic phosphate transporter, producing MATPSLTASTHTSVADPKPRLDKKPSLVTVIIFFAVLAMGLLFTAYSLMHDMHEMGAQLTTWTPFLLLGVALLIALGFEFVNGFHDTANAVATVIYTNSLPPHFAVVWSGFFNFLGVLLSSGAVAFGIIALLPVELILQVGSSAGFAMIFALLIAAILWNLGTWWLGLPASSSHTLIGSIIGVGVANALMHGRDGTSGVDWSQAIKIGYALLLSPLIGFAFAAMLLLALRAFVKNRALYKAPKGDTPPPWWIRGMLIATCTGVSFAHGSNDGQKGMGLIMLILVGTLPMAYALNRAMPAEQSLQFAAVAEVTQVALVKSAPQALTGDPRPILSTYVRTKEATPELVPALAALAGQIGDEVKGYGSLAKVPAEAVGNVRNDMYLTSETIRLMDKGKVGNFDADTQGKLQLFKQQIDSSTRFIPLWVKIAVAIALGLGTMVGWKRIVVTVGEKIGKTHLTYAQGASAEMVAMLTIGAADMYGLPVSTTHVLSSGVAGTMVANGGGLQMRTIRNLLMAWVLTLPAAILLSGSLYWLFTKLF from the coding sequence ATGGCCACCCCTTCCTTGACTGCCTCCACCCACACCTCAGTTGCAGACCCCAAACCCAGGCTGGACAAGAAACCCAGCCTGGTGACGGTGATCATCTTCTTCGCCGTACTCGCCATGGGCCTGTTGTTTACCGCCTACAGCCTGATGCATGACATGCACGAAATGGGCGCGCAACTCACCACCTGGACACCGTTCCTGCTATTGGGCGTAGCGCTGTTGATTGCCCTGGGGTTCGAGTTCGTCAACGGCTTCCACGACACCGCCAACGCGGTGGCGACGGTGATCTACACCAACTCGCTGCCGCCCCATTTTGCGGTGGTGTGGTCGGGCTTTTTCAACTTCCTCGGCGTGCTGCTTTCCAGCGGTGCGGTGGCGTTTGGCATCATTGCGCTGCTGCCGGTCGAGCTGATTTTGCAGGTGGGCTCATCAGCCGGTTTTGCGATGATCTTCGCGCTGTTGATCGCCGCCATCCTGTGGAACCTCGGCACGTGGTGGCTGGGGTTGCCGGCGTCGTCTTCCCACACGCTGATTGGCTCGATCATCGGCGTTGGCGTGGCGAATGCCTTGATGCACGGGCGTGACGGCACCAGCGGTGTGGACTGGAGCCAGGCGATCAAGATCGGTTACGCCTTGCTGCTCTCGCCGCTGATCGGCTTTGCGTTTGCGGCGATGCTGTTGCTGGCCCTGCGCGCCTTCGTCAAGAACCGCGCGCTGTACAAGGCGCCGAAAGGCGACACGCCACCGCCGTGGTGGATCCGCGGCATGCTGATCGCCACCTGCACCGGCGTCTCCTTCGCTCACGGTTCCAACGATGGGCAGAAAGGCATGGGCCTGATCATGTTGATTCTGGTCGGCACGCTGCCGATGGCCTACGCGCTGAACCGGGCGATGCCCGCCGAGCAGTCGTTGCAGTTCGCGGCCGTGGCCGAAGTCACCCAGGTCGCCCTGGTAAAAAGCGCGCCGCAAGCGCTGACAGGCGACCCGCGTCCGATCCTCTCGACCTACGTGCGCACCAAGGAAGCCACGCCGGAACTGGTGCCCGCCCTCGCCGCGCTCGCCGGGCAGATCGGGGATGAAGTCAAAGGCTACGGTTCCCTGGCCAAAGTGCCCGCCGAAGCCGTCGGCAACGTACGTAACGACATGTACCTGACCAGCGAAACCATTCGCCTGATGGACAAGGGCAAGGTCGGCAATTTCGACGCCGACACCCAGGGCAAGCTGCAACTGTTCAAGCAACAGATCGACAGTTCCACACGCTTCATTCCGCTGTGGGTGAAAATCGCCGTGGCCATCGCCCTGGGCCTGGGCACCATGGTGGGCTGGAAGCGCATCGTGGTGACAGTCGGCGAGAAGATCGGCAAGACGCACCTGACGTATGCTCAAGGCGCCTCGGCCGAGATGGTGGCGATGCTGACCATCGGCGCGGCGGACATGTACGGGTTGCCGGTGTCGACCACGCATGTGCTGTCGTCGGGTGTGGCAGGGACCATGGTGGCGAATGGCGGTGGGTTGCAGATGCGCACTATCCGTAATTTGCTGATGGCGTGGGTGCTCACATTGCCCGCGGCCATTCTTCTTTCGGGCAGCCTCTACTGGCTGTTCACCAAACTCTTCTGA
- a CDS encoding biotin-dependent carboxyltransferase family protein: protein MIKVLKPGLATSVQDLGREGYYHLGIPPSGALDQYALSAANHLVGNPVGAAGLECTLIGPELAFQQDALVALSGALMSPRLDGEVVHQDTAFQVRAGQVLRFEFPKAGARTYLAVAGGIDVPLVLGSRSTYTLGALGGFHGRRLQEGDELPIGDASGTGRAGDSLPMALRRSVGGDVTLRVVPGLYYERLTDAAKNSFFAEPWTVGSEADRIGYRFKGGSALSFQPREQPFGAGSDPSNIVDSCYPIGSIQVPAGLEPIVLHRDAVSGGGYAMIGTVISADLDLIGQMQPNQRAGFVAVTLEEALEARRVYKKRVKAMTGLFNN, encoded by the coding sequence ATGATCAAGGTGCTCAAACCCGGCCTCGCCACCTCCGTGCAGGACCTTGGCCGCGAAGGTTATTACCACTTGGGCATCCCGCCGTCGGGTGCGTTGGACCAATATGCATTGAGCGCAGCCAATCACCTGGTGGGCAATCCGGTCGGCGCGGCGGGGTTGGAATGCACGCTGATAGGCCCCGAACTGGCGTTTCAACAGGACGCGTTGGTGGCACTCAGCGGTGCCTTGATGTCGCCGCGCCTGGACGGTGAAGTCGTGCACCAGGACACCGCGTTCCAGGTGCGCGCCGGGCAGGTTTTACGCTTTGAATTTCCCAAGGCCGGCGCGCGGACGTATCTCGCGGTGGCCGGTGGTATTGACGTGCCGTTGGTGCTCGGCAGTCGTTCGACTTACACCCTCGGCGCACTCGGCGGGTTTCACGGTCGGCGCTTGCAGGAAGGCGACGAATTGCCCATCGGTGACGCCAGTGGTACGGGCCGTGCGGGCGACAGTTTACCGATGGCGTTGCGCCGTTCGGTGGGCGGTGATGTGACCCTGCGCGTGGTGCCGGGGCTGTATTACGAGCGGCTGACAGATGCGGCCAAAAACAGCTTTTTTGCCGAGCCCTGGACAGTGGGTTCCGAAGCCGACCGCATCGGCTATCGCTTCAAAGGCGGCAGTGCGCTGAGCTTTCAGCCACGGGAGCAGCCGTTTGGCGCGGGCTCCGATCCTTCTAATATCGTCGACAGTTGCTACCCGATCGGCTCGATCCAGGTGCCGGCCGGGTTGGAGCCGATCGTGTTGCATCGGGACGCGGTGTCGGGCGGTGGGTACGCGATGATTGGCACGGTGATCAGTGCCGATCTGGACTTGATCGGGCAGATGCAGCCGAACCAGCGGGCGGGGTTTGTGGCGGTGACGCTGGAGGAAGCACTGGAGGCGCGGCGGGTGTACAAGAAACGCGTCAAAGCGATGACTGGACTCTTCAACAACTGA
- a CDS encoding 5-oxoprolinase subunit B family protein — translation MAETSPIRYSFGGDEHLFAEVSESMSLEAFFKGMAVTRAVERLALEGVLDVCLANASFQIRFDPDRIAPHVLLDAVQTAEAQAVAERTLHTRIIEIPVLYNDPWTHETLMRFRDRHQDPSGTDLEYAARINGLADVDAFIAAHSGAPWFVSMVGFVAGLPFMFQMVERERQLQVPKYLRPRTDTPKLTLGHGGCFGCIYSVRGAGGYQMFGVTPAPIYDPAQQLAYLKEHMVFFRPGDIVQFKPMDRDAYDLAVAEVDAGHFDLRIRPVEFSLDAFLADPMGYPKSLQEALA, via the coding sequence ATGGCTGAAACGTCCCCCATCCGCTACAGCTTCGGCGGTGATGAACACCTGTTTGCCGAGGTCAGCGAGAGTATGTCGCTGGAGGCCTTTTTCAAAGGCATGGCCGTGACGCGTGCGGTGGAGCGCCTGGCGCTGGAGGGCGTGCTGGACGTGTGCCTGGCCAACGCATCGTTCCAGATTCGCTTCGACCCCGACCGCATCGCGCCCCATGTATTGCTCGATGCGGTGCAGACCGCCGAAGCCCAGGCCGTGGCCGAACGCACCCTGCACACGCGCATCATTGAAATTCCGGTGCTCTACAACGACCCCTGGACCCATGAAACCCTGATGCGCTTTCGCGACCGCCACCAAGACCCCAGCGGCACCGACCTTGAGTACGCGGCGCGTATCAATGGCCTGGCCGATGTGGATGCGTTTATCGCCGCCCACAGTGGCGCGCCGTGGTTTGTGTCGATGGTCGGCTTTGTCGCGGGCTTGCCGTTCATGTTCCAGATGGTCGAGCGCGAGCGTCAATTGCAGGTGCCCAAGTACCTGCGGCCGCGCACCGACACACCCAAATTGACCCTCGGCCATGGTGGCTGTTTCGGCTGCATCTACTCGGTACGCGGCGCAGGTGGCTACCAGATGTTCGGCGTGACCCCGGCGCCGATCTACGACCCGGCGCAGCAATTGGCGTACCTCAAGGAACACATGGTGTTCTTCCGTCCCGGCGATATCGTGCAGTTCAAACCGATGGACCGTGACGCCTACGACCTGGCGGTGGCCGAAGTGGACGCAGGACATTTCGACCTGCGCATCCGCCCGGTGGAATTTTCCCTCGACGCCTTTCTCGCCGACCCCATGGGTTATCCGAAATCCCTGCAGGAGGCGCTGGCATGA
- a CDS encoding 5-oxoprolinase subunit PxpA, translated as MQAVDFNSDMGEGFGPWTIGDGVDAELMAYISSANIATGFHAGDPGTMRRTVERAKQLGVAIGAHPGFRDLVGFGRRHINAPAQELVDDMLYQLGALREIARAQGMTLQHIKPHGALYMHLARDEEAARLLVQNLQIIEPTLLLYCMPNSVIWRVAQELGQPVVREFYADREYDLTGSIVFTRNVRALDPATVAARVLRACQTGLVRTVEGEDLFIEFDSICLHSDTPGALELVEATREALDQAGITVKTPQ; from the coding sequence ATGCAGGCAGTGGATTTCAACTCAGACATGGGCGAAGGCTTCGGCCCTTGGACCATTGGCGACGGCGTCGACGCGGAGCTGATGGCTTATATCAGCTCGGCCAATATCGCCACCGGCTTTCACGCCGGTGACCCAGGCACCATGCGCCGTACCGTCGAGCGTGCCAAGCAACTGGGCGTCGCTATCGGTGCGCACCCTGGCTTCCGTGATTTGGTCGGCTTCGGCCGGCGCCACATCAACGCGCCGGCCCAGGAGCTGGTGGACGACATGCTCTATCAGCTCGGCGCGCTGCGTGAAATCGCGCGCGCCCAGGGCATGACCCTGCAACACATCAAACCCCATGGCGCGCTGTACATGCACCTCGCCCGCGACGAAGAAGCCGCGCGGCTGCTGGTGCAAAACCTGCAAATCATCGAGCCGACGTTGCTGCTGTACTGCATGCCCAACTCAGTGATCTGGCGCGTCGCCCAGGAACTCGGGCAGCCGGTGGTGCGCGAGTTTTATGCCGACCGTGAGTACGATCTGACGGGCTCCATCGTGTTTACGCGCAATGTGCGGGCGCTGGATCCGGCGACCGTGGCGGCGCGAGTCCTGCGTGCGTGTCAGACCGGTCTGGTGCGCACCGTAGAAGGCGAAGACTTGTTTATCGAATTCGATTCCATCTGCCTGCACAGCGACACGCCCGGCGCGCTTGAACTGGTGGAGGCGACCCGCGAAGCCCTGGACCAAGCGGGCATCACCGTCAAAACACCTCAATAA
- a CDS encoding LysR family transcriptional regulator, with translation MSLTLRQVRYFVATAEIGQISQAAIHLNISQSAVTTAIKELEAMLGVQLFVRSAQGMNLTDAGRHFLNRAYVIVRSVDDALNSPLPDYRASGVLRLAASYTVLGYFLPHHLQRMEHWHPDVTIEVFEQERQAIEQGLLDGQFDMAVVLTANLTHPDIVSEILFNSERRLWLPSHHPLCERGAVSLADVAQEPYILLTVDEAEHSAMRYWEQAGQTPGVRLRTSSVEAVRSMVANGSGVAILSDLVHRPWSLEGKRIETLTVTDPVTPMSVGLAWHRERAFTPAMQAVRDYFHDAFLAPQQLSARR, from the coding sequence ATGTCCCTGACCTTGCGCCAAGTCCGCTATTTCGTCGCCACGGCTGAGATTGGCCAGATTTCCCAGGCGGCGATTCACCTGAATATCTCCCAATCGGCAGTGACCACGGCGATCAAGGAATTGGAGGCCATGCTGGGTGTGCAACTGTTCGTGCGCTCGGCCCAGGGCATGAACCTGACCGACGCCGGCCGGCACTTTCTCAACCGCGCCTATGTGATTGTGCGCAGTGTCGATGATGCGTTGAACAGCCCGTTGCCCGACTACCGCGCCAGTGGCGTGTTGCGCCTGGCGGCCAGCTACACGGTGCTCGGCTACTTCCTGCCCCACCACCTGCAGCGCATGGAACACTGGCACCCGGACGTGACCATCGAGGTCTTTGAACAGGAGCGCCAAGCCATCGAACAAGGTTTGCTCGACGGCCAGTTCGACATGGCGGTGGTGCTCACCGCCAACCTCACCCACCCGGATATCGTCTCGGAAATCCTGTTCAATTCGGAACGTCGCCTGTGGCTGCCCAGCCATCACCCCCTGTGCGAACGCGGCGCCGTGAGCTTGGCGGATGTGGCCCAGGAACCCTACATCCTGCTCACCGTCGACGAGGCCGAACACAGCGCCATGCGCTACTGGGAACAGGCCGGGCAAACGCCAGGGGTGCGGCTGCGCACCAGTTCGGTGGAGGCGGTGCGCAGCATGGTTGCCAATGGCAGCGGTGTGGCGATCCTGTCAGATTTGGTGCACAGGCCTTGGTCACTGGAAGGCAAACGCATCGAAACCCTGACCGTCACCGACCCGGTAACGCCCATGAGCGTCGGCCTGGCCTGGCACCGTGAGCGTGCGTTTACCCCGGCGATGCAGGCGGTGCGCGATTACTTCCACGACGCGTTCCTGGCGCCGCAGCAGTTGTCGGCACGACGCTAA
- a CDS encoding LysR family transcriptional regulator, with protein sequence MNKLELLRTFVRVTELSSFTQAGESLGLPRSTVSEHVQALEELLGARLLQRTTRKVQATQDGRVLYERSKDLLSHMEELEGLFRQDEAQLSGRIRVDMPNVMARELILPQLPAFMDAHPLIELEISTTDRQVDLLAEGFDCVLRVGAQPDQTVVARLLCNLPMINCASAAYLQRYGVPETLADLAQHQLVHYVRPLGSRSAGFEYVQGNKVQRVPMAGRVTVNSTDAYRAACLGGFGITQVPALGIRDLLDSGELVALLPDYPAPPLDVSLLYAGQRHLPQRVRVFMDWLAATLQARL encoded by the coding sequence ATGAACAAACTTGAGCTGCTGCGCACCTTCGTGCGCGTCACCGAACTGTCGAGTTTTACCCAGGCAGGCGAGAGCCTGGGCCTGCCGCGTTCAACCGTTTCCGAGCATGTGCAGGCGCTGGAGGAACTGCTCGGCGCTCGCCTGCTGCAACGCACCACGCGCAAGGTCCAGGCGACCCAGGACGGCCGCGTGTTGTATGAGCGCAGCAAGGATTTGTTGTCGCACATGGAGGAACTGGAAGGGCTGTTTCGCCAGGACGAAGCGCAGCTGAGCGGGCGTATTCGTGTGGACATGCCCAACGTGATGGCGCGGGAATTGATCCTGCCGCAACTGCCGGCATTCATGGACGCGCACCCGCTGATCGAGCTGGAAATCAGCACCACCGACCGTCAGGTCGACCTGCTCGCGGAAGGCTTTGATTGCGTGCTGCGCGTCGGCGCACAACCGGACCAGACCGTAGTGGCACGCTTGCTGTGCAACCTGCCGATGATCAACTGCGCGAGCGCGGCGTACTTGCAACGTTACGGCGTGCCCGAGACCCTGGCCGACCTCGCGCAGCATCAGTTGGTGCATTACGTGCGGCCGTTGGGCTCACGCTCGGCGGGCTTTGAATACGTGCAGGGCAACAAGGTGCAGCGCGTTCCCATGGCCGGGCGGGTGACGGTCAACAGCACCGATGCGTACAGGGCGGCGTGCCTCGGCGGCTTCGGCATTACCCAGGTACCGGCGCTGGGCATTCGTGACCTGCTGGACAGCGGTGAGTTGGTGGCGCTATTGCCGGACTACCCGGCACCCCCGCTGGATGTCTCGCTGCTTTACGCCGGCCAGCGACATTTGCCGCAGCGTGTACGGGTATTCATGGACTGGCTTGCCGCCACCTTGCAAGCCCGGCTTTAG
- a CDS encoding SDR family NAD(P)-dependent oxidoreductase, with amino-acid sequence MTRKIALITGASRGLGKSAALHLAAQGVDIIGTYHSKADEAQAVVAQIEQLGGRAAMLQLDVSQSASFNEFVGSVGDVLKAVFAQDHFNFLVNNAGIGAHASFADTTEAQFDQLVAIHFKGPFFLTQKLLPLIRDGGRILNISSGLARFSLPGYSAYASMKGAMEVLTRYQAKELGVRGITVNIIAPGAIETDFGGGAVRDNAALNTMVANNTALGRAGLPDDIGGAISSLLADGSNWITGQRIEASGGMFL; translated from the coding sequence ATGACCCGTAAAATCGCATTGATCACCGGCGCCAGCCGTGGCCTGGGCAAAAGCGCCGCACTGCACCTGGCGGCGCAAGGCGTCGATATCATCGGCACTTACCACAGCAAGGCCGACGAGGCGCAGGCCGTGGTCGCGCAGATCGAACAATTGGGTGGCCGCGCGGCGATGCTGCAACTGGATGTCAGCCAAAGTGCGAGCTTCAATGAGTTTGTTGGCAGCGTCGGCGATGTGCTCAAGGCGGTTTTCGCACAGGATCACTTCAACTTTCTGGTCAACAACGCCGGCATCGGCGCCCACGCCAGCTTTGCCGACACCACTGAAGCGCAGTTCGACCAATTGGTGGCTATCCACTTCAAGGGGCCGTTCTTTCTTACGCAAAAACTGCTGCCGCTGATCCGCGACGGTGGCCGCATCCTCAACATCTCCAGCGGCCTAGCGCGGTTCAGCCTGCCGGGCTATTCAGCGTACGCGTCGATGAAAGGTGCGATGGAAGTGCTCACGCGCTACCAAGCCAAAGAGTTGGGCGTTCGTGGTATCACCGTCAACATCATCGCGCCTGGTGCCATTGAAACCGACTTCGGTGGTGGCGCCGTGCGCGATAACGCTGCCCTCAATACCATGGTCGCCAACAACACCGCCCTGGGCCGAGCCGGCTTGCCGGACGACATCGGCGGGGCGATTTCGAGTTTGCTGGCCGACGGCAGCAACTGGATCACCGGTCAGCGCATTGAGGCTTCGGGGGGGATGTTTCTTTAA
- a CDS encoding multidrug/biocide efflux PACE transporter translates to MSPTKSVTERVCQAIGFEGLALLICTPLLAWIMDKPALEMGMVTLAISLIALTWNVIFNGLFDRLKARLQLANTPWTRVLHALLFEGGLILVCVPLIAAWLNISLIQAFILDIGVLLFFLPYTYVYHWGYDVLREKLLGLKETSPPKPQCADR, encoded by the coding sequence ATGAGCCCTACCAAGTCGGTTACTGAACGTGTTTGCCAAGCCATCGGTTTTGAGGGATTGGCATTGTTGATCTGCACCCCATTGCTGGCGTGGATCATGGACAAGCCCGCCCTGGAAATGGGCATGGTCACCCTGGCGATCAGCCTGATCGCGCTGACCTGGAACGTGATCTTCAACGGCCTGTTCGACCGCCTCAAAGCGCGCCTGCAACTGGCCAACACGCCGTGGACGCGGGTGTTGCATGCGTTGCTGTTTGAAGGCGGGCTGATTCTGGTGTGTGTGCCGCTGATCGCGGCGTGGCTGAACATCAGCCTGATCCAGGCGTTCATCCTCGACATAGGTGTACTGCTGTTTTTCCTGCCGTACACCTATGTGTATCACTGGGGCTATGACGTGCTGCGCGAGAAGCTCCTGGGGCTTAAAGAAACATCCCCCCCGAAGCCTCAATGCGCTGACCGGTGA
- a CDS encoding LysR family transcriptional regulator produces the protein MASHEVLQAFVQAATQGSFSAAARKLGKSQSTVSAAVASLEIDLDVVLFDRTSRKPTLTPAGHVLLQRAEQVLEASSRLELAASQLAQGLEPKLTIAMSDTYQSDRFEVALSAFEQRYPDLELECLIAECEDLMALVQSGRAHLAFIEKQDNYPPDLTGAPVAESTEISLFVAARHPLAKLKNIPADTLQQHRELRLASIINPTETRPSGRVWSAPSYLMLMEMAQLGFGWAPLPRWLVERFDGGQLVELKARSWPRSVAVDALWSRQHPPGPAGSWLLGKMLE, from the coding sequence ATGGCCTCCCATGAAGTGCTGCAGGCGTTCGTACAGGCAGCTACGCAAGGCTCGTTTTCCGCAGCGGCGCGCAAGCTGGGCAAGAGCCAGTCCACCGTCAGCGCGGCAGTGGCGAGCCTGGAGATTGATTTGGACGTGGTGCTGTTTGACCGCACTAGCCGCAAGCCGACACTGACCCCGGCCGGCCATGTGTTGCTGCAACGCGCCGAGCAGGTGCTGGAGGCCAGCAGTCGTTTGGAACTGGCGGCGAGCCAACTGGCCCAGGGGTTGGAGCCTAAGCTGACCATCGCCATGTCCGATACTTACCAGTCCGATCGCTTCGAGGTCGCGCTCAGCGCCTTTGAGCAGCGTTACCCGGACCTTGAACTGGAATGCCTGATCGCTGAGTGCGAGGACTTGATGGCCTTGGTGCAAAGTGGCCGTGCGCACCTCGCTTTTATTGAAAAACAGGATAACTACCCGCCTGACCTCACCGGCGCGCCGGTAGCAGAAAGCACGGAAATCTCACTGTTCGTCGCGGCCAGGCACCCACTGGCCAAACTGAAAAACATCCCCGCCGACACGCTGCAGCAGCATCGCGAACTGCGCCTGGCCAGCATCATCAACCCGACTGAAACCCGCCCCAGCGGCCGCGTGTGGTCGGCGCCGAGTTACTTGATGTTGATGGAGATGGCGCAACTGGGCTTCGGCTGGGCACCGCTGCCGCGCTGGCTGGTGGAGCGTTTTGATGGCGGCCAATTGGTGGAGCTCAAAGCACGCAGTTGGCCGCGCTCGGTGGCGGTGGACGCGTTGTGGTCGCGGCAGCACCCGCCGGGGCCGGCGGGGAGTTGGTTGTTGGGCAAGATGCTCGAGTGA
- a CDS encoding GNAT family N-acetyltransferase, with amino-acid sequence METRLVPYETLSLVQKQQLDTLQVHPEQLAYSGDIYCALNSLLVNPNPGAIKGFALLADDQPVAFLLLKRPPCLPHWAHEHSATLHALQVDRHQQGRGFGKACLQALPAAALQAWPQIKGLELSVDADNVAAMRLYLAAGWVDSGEAYKGRIGYERRLALVF; translated from the coding sequence ATGGAAACCCGCCTCGTCCCCTATGAGACGCTGAGCCTTGTACAGAAACAGCAGCTCGACACCCTGCAAGTGCATCCCGAGCAACTGGCGTATTCCGGTGATATCTACTGTGCGCTGAACAGCCTGCTGGTCAATCCCAATCCCGGCGCGATCAAAGGCTTCGCCCTGCTCGCCGACGACCAGCCCGTGGCCTTCCTGTTGCTCAAACGCCCACCTTGCCTGCCCCATTGGGCGCATGAACACAGCGCGACGCTGCATGCATTGCAGGTGGACCGGCACCAGCAAGGGCGCGGATTCGGCAAGGCGTGTTTGCAGGCGTTGCCGGCGGCGGCATTGCAAGCGTGGCCACAGATCAAGGGCTTGGAGTTGTCGGTGGACGCGGACAATGTGGCGGCGATGCGGCTGTATCTGGCAGCAGGCTGGGTGGACAGTGGGGAGGCGTACAAGGGGCGGATTGGGTATGAGCGCCGGTTGGCGTTAGTATTTTGA
- a CDS encoding pyridoxamine 5'-phosphate oxidase family protein, with product MLTTLEQLDTLYGLPHERAVRKEIPFLNEDYQAMVRASPLVVVSSSGPDGIDGSPRGDVPGFVRIVDERTLAIPDRPGNNRVDTLRNLIQDPRIALLFIIPGIGETLRVNGRAQISIEPALLESFAVNGKPARSVILVQVEAAYFHCSKAFVRSDCWNPEKQLDRSALPSAGAFHKRLNDGQFDAEAYDREMPERVRNTLY from the coding sequence ATGCTGACAACCCTCGAACAACTCGACACCCTCTACGGCCTCCCCCACGAGCGCGCCGTGCGCAAGGAAATCCCGTTTCTCAACGAGGACTACCAGGCCATGGTGCGGGCGTCGCCGTTGGTGGTGGTGAGTTCGTCCGGGCCGGACGGCATCGACGGTTCGCCACGCGGCGATGTGCCTGGGTTTGTGCGGATTGTGGATGAGCGCACCCTGGCGATTCCGGATCGGCCGGGGAACAACCGCGTGGATACCTTGCGCAACCTGATCCAGGACCCGCGGATTGCCTTGCTGTTCATCATCCCGGGGATTGGCGAGACCTTGCGCGTGAATGGCCGGGCGCAGATTTCCATCGAACCTGCGCTGCTGGAGAGCTTTGCGGTGAATGGCAAACCGGCGCGGTCGGTGATACTGGTGCAGGTGGAGGCCGCGTATTTCCACTGTTCCAAGGCGTTTGTGCGCTCGGATTGCTGGAACCCAGAGAAACAGTTGGACCGCTCGGCGTTGCCGTCAGCGGGGGCGTTTCACAAACGGCTCAATGATGGGCAGTTCGACGCCGAGGCGTATGACCGGGAGATGCCGGAGCGGGTCAGAAATACGTTGTACTGA
- a CDS encoding GyrI-like domain-containing protein, with product MDQQTKQPLEPRMEAGKALVIAGVQGRYSKATVGDIPKLWELFDTCIKDIKQRVGGVTYGVCHNPHHGEFDYMAGVEVPSKAEVPGNFESIEIPPLNYAVFPHYGPVQALEQTYERIMFEWLPHSGYKVMGADFERYSADFDGRKGTGTVEIWLPVGERG from the coding sequence ATGGATCAGCAGACAAAACAACCGTTAGAACCGCGCATGGAAGCGGGCAAGGCCCTGGTGATTGCCGGCGTACAAGGGCGTTATTCAAAGGCCACCGTGGGTGATATCCCCAAGCTTTGGGAGTTGTTCGATACCTGCATCAAGGACATCAAGCAGCGCGTTGGCGGGGTGACGTATGGCGTTTGCCATAACCCCCATCACGGCGAATTCGATTACATGGCCGGTGTTGAAGTCCCGAGCAAAGCCGAAGTGCCGGGCAACTTCGAGTCTATCGAAATTCCGCCGCTCAACTATGCCGTGTTCCCGCATTACGGGCCGGTGCAGGCGCTTGAGCAAACCTACGAGCGCATCATGTTCGAATGGCTGCCCCATTCGGGCTATAAGGTGATGGGCGCGGATTTCGAGCGGTATAGCGCGGATTTTGATGGGCGCAAAGGCACCGGGACGGTGGAGATCTGGTTGCCGGTTGGCGAAAGAGGCTGA